Proteins encoded by one window of Vitis vinifera cultivar Pinot Noir 40024 chromosome 10, ASM3070453v1:
- the LOC104880544 gene encoding uncharacterized protein LOC104880544 encodes MEQTFKSNSTLPNIEVHVPIKAGTHHEKPKKFNRDDFKRWQQKILFYLATLNLVHVLKEECPKAPEQPTKKTFNAIEAWKHSNFLCRNYILNGLIDSLYNVYSSFTTTRGLWEALEKKYKTKDAGTKKFIVGKFLDFKMIDSITIINQVEELQILINKIHVEGMMINEAFQVASFIEKLSPSWKDFKNYLNHKRKELSMEDLIVRLRIEEDNRKNDKSVGKSFMEAKAHIMEGECSKKRKLPFNNGKRKKLPNNKPDNKKIKGAC; translated from the coding sequence ATGGAACAAACATTCAAGTCAAACTCTACCTTACCAAACATTGAAGTTCATGTTCCTATTAAGGCAGGAACACACCatgaaaaaccaaagaaattCAATAGAGATGACTTTAAAAGGTGGCAACAAAAGATACTCTTTTATCTCGCCACCCTCAACCTTGTTCATGTTCTGAAGGAGGAATGCCCTAAAGCACCAGAACAACCAACAAAGAAGACATTCAATGCTATAGAGGCTTGGAAGCATTCGAACTTCTTATGCAGAAACTACATTCTCAATGGCCTGATTGACTCACTCTACAATGTCTACTCTTCATTCACTACAACAAGAGGTTTGTGGGAGGCACTTGAGAAGAAGTACAAGACTAAAGATGCTGGAACAAAGAAATTCATTGTTGGTAAATTTTTAGATTTCAAAATGATTGATtctattactattattaatcAAGTTGAAGAACTTCAAATCCTCATCAATAAAATCCATGTTGAGGGAATGATGATCAATGAAGCATTTCAAGTTGCTTCCTTCATTGAAAAGTTGTCTCCTTCATGGAAGGACTTTAAGAATTATCTGAACCATAAACGCAAAGAATTGTCGATGGAGGATTTGATAGTAAGGCTTAGGATTGAAGAAGACAACAGAAAGAATGACAAATCTGTTGGCAAGTCattcatggaagccaaggccCATATTATGGAAGGAGAGTGCTCCAAGAAGAGGAAACTTCCCTTCAACAATGGAAAGAGGAAGAAACTTCCCAACAACAAGCCTGATAATAAGAAGATCAAAGGGGCTTGTTAG
- the LOC100265127 gene encoding uncharacterized protein LOC100265127, whose product MEKRKNPCCIAAVLLLVVGYVSGVLDSWEEAGYVSGVGDPGMKRDGLRLAIESWNQCNEVGDETPNMGSPRAADCFDVYKSAQLLNTQKKCSVCNAIPYLLVHRVTEEDNKLGVGQPFLGVQPQAGTNADLYAAKKEIYLGSKCQVEDTPKPWQFWMIMLKSGNMDTYAAKCPKNGHKVGPYGPDDQFPCFGEGCMNHPLIYHNYTTLRGSTMKGRFYGSWDLDADLSKGMVGNISYHSVTWEKQLGEGSWVFHHVLRTSTKYPWLMLYLRSDATTGFSGGYHYPTRGMSKIIPESPYFKVTFTLNVIQGGGPSSQFYLMDIGSCWKNNGQPCDGNVTSDVTRYSEMIINPNTSALCRPDNLNVCPPYHTFPNGTRVHRNDTARYPYAAYYFYCSPGNGQHLEEPYHLCDPFSNPQPQELLQILPHPVWGDYGYPTKQGEGWIGDSRTWELDVGRLSQSLYFYQDPGTPPARRLWMSVDLGTEIYKDADQIAEWTVSDFDILVPANPK is encoded by the exons atggagaaaagaaagaatccttGTTGCATAGCTGCTGTTCTCCTTCTGGTAGTGGGTTATGTTTCTGGGGTGTTGGATTCATGGGAAGAAGCAGGTTATGTGTCTGGGGTAGGAGATCCGGGGATGAAAAGAGATGGGCTGAGGTTGGCGATAGAGTCCTGGAATCAGTGTAATGAAGTTGGTGATGAGACTCCTAACATGGGCAGCCCTAGAGCTGCTGATTGCTTCGATGTATATAAATCTGCGCAACTGCTAAATA CACAGAAGAAGTGCTCAGTCTGCAATGCCATACCATACTTGTTAGTCCACAGAGTCACAGAGGAAGACAACAAGCTAGGAGTGGGACAACCTTTTCTTGGAGTGCAACCACAGGCTGGTACCAATGCAGACCTTTACGcagcaaaaaaagaaatttatttgggTTCTAAATGCCAAGTTGAAGACACCCCAAAACCATGGCAGTTCTGGATGATCATGCTTAAGAGTGGGAACATGGACACTTATGCTGCCAAGTGCCCTAAAAATGGCCATAAAGTAGGACCCTATGGCCCAGATGATCAGTTCCCTTGTTTTGGCGAAGGATGCATGAACCATCCACTGATTTACCACAATTACACCACCCTGAGAGGGTCTACCATGAAGGGAAGATTTTACGGGTCATGGGACTTGGATGCTGATTTGAGTAAAGGAATGGTGGGCAACATCTCTTACCACTCTGTGACTTGGGAGAAGCAACTTggggagggaagttgggtttTCCACCATGTCTTGAGAACTTCAACAAAGTATCCATGGCTAATGCTTTACTTGAGATCCGATGCCACCACTGGATTCTCTGGTGGTTACCATTACCCTACGAGAGGCATGTCAAAAATT ATTCCAGAATCACCATATTTTAAAGTGACGTTCACCTTGAATGTGATTCAAGGTGGTGGCCCAAGCAGCCAATTCTACTTAATGGACATAGGAAGCTGCTGGAAGAACAATGGCCAGCCTTGCGATGGCAATGTAACATCAGATGTAACTCGATACAGTGAAATGATAATAAATCCTAACACAAGTGCATTGTGCCGTCCAGACAACCTAAATGTATGCCCACCCTACCACACATTCCCTAATGGGACGCGGGTCCATCGCAATGACACTGCTCGCTACCCTTACGCAGCCTATTATTTCTATTGCTCTCCTGGGAACGGACAGCACCTTGAAGAGCCTTATCATCTGTGTGACCCATTCAGCAACCCTCAGCCTCAAGAGTTATTGCAAATTCTGCCACACCCCGTTTGGGGTGACTATGGCTACCCTACCAAACAAGGGGAGGGCTGGATTGGAGATTCCAGGACATGGGAACTTGATGTGGGAAGGTTGTCCCAGTCACTTTACTTTTACCAG GATCCAGGGACCCCACCAGCTCGAAGGCTATGGATGTCTGTTGATCTGGGGACTGAAATTTACAAAGATGCTGATCAGATTGCTGAATGGACAGTCAGCGACTTTGACATCTTGGTGCCAGCCAACCCGAAGTGA